A window of Chitinophaga sp. MM2321 contains these coding sequences:
- a CDS encoding helix-turn-helix transcriptional regulator: MTLPSELLPKSFNCQSNIYKQILHKISTLESLEDALPMVFIIHDMRDFSLIYMSKLGLEKLKITQEELRGYSDEYFIKFFNIEDVENYLPKFKAMSENNSDEIITFFQQVRTGEDGNFEWYLSGAKIFMRDENGLPLLSITMAMPINVHLHVTAKVERLMEENILLRESAHIFAALTAREKFILKYTALGDSSLKISKALNIAENTVKTHRRNIKQKLNAKSNYDITKFAQTFNLI, encoded by the coding sequence ATGACCCTTCCATCAGAGCTACTGCCAAAAAGTTTTAACTGTCAATCCAACATCTACAAACAAATTCTACATAAAATCAGCACCCTGGAATCCTTGGAAGATGCCTTACCTATGGTATTTATAATTCACGACATGCGCGACTTTTCGCTGATTTATATGTCGAAACTAGGATTAGAAAAATTAAAAATAACGCAGGAGGAGTTAAGAGGATATTCAGATGAATATTTTATCAAATTTTTCAATATTGAAGATGTAGAAAACTATCTTCCTAAGTTTAAAGCGATGTCTGAAAATAATTCAGATGAAATAATTACTTTTTTCCAGCAAGTCAGAACCGGAGAAGATGGAAATTTTGAATGGTATTTAAGTGGTGCAAAGATATTTATGCGAGATGAAAATGGATTACCCTTGTTATCAATAACCATGGCTATGCCAATAAATGTTCACCTTCATGTAACGGCGAAGGTAGAACGGTTAATGGAAGAAAATATTTTGCTCAGAGAAAGCGCCCATATATTCGCAGCATTAACCGCCCGGGAAAAATTTATATTAAAGTATACCGCATTGGGAGACAGTTCTCTTAAAATAAGTAAAGCATTAAACATAGCAGAGAATACTGTTAAAACTCACCGGCGAAATATTAAACAAAAGTTAAATGCAAAGTCAAATTACGACATCACTAAGTTCGCCCAAACTTTCAATTTGATATAG
- a CDS encoding ankyrin repeat domain-containing protein, producing MPLKLMLHHILSNFQGLQKAIFLAIFCFTGLTVVAQDPAALYGSAKKELENGNASLALHYLESCQKALNGSNAKIESLKCQALMLNADWVNAAIACQNYENLIPAAAQNGEAYKMMLDFKSDIWKNLELLEKEKKEKEEREKKEDLEAALRAKKAMEESVEKKEASINVNNEKKLFETALKSKDKDLLELYKEVGKSSANLKTIEVEMDKQKNPNNYVVQAVEDGGLNELSYLIQIGADKNSRNSQGERLIHISMRKKQSAIADYLIQSGADLEVKNNAGETPLHVAIKNDFYAGAEKLVFKHANLTSVNKVGYSPVYYCLLHNQPNILNLLAKKADINAPLQVAEGTVTPLFYAVHYMKSLEMITVLLKNNAEANALSNTNWTPLMAAVYNSDKSAIQILIQNKADVNVKGPNGWTALHFAVRNRNVEIIQLLLSNGASKNIEDQWKRTPTKVAKERRYNEVIKALKTI from the coding sequence ATGCCATTAAAGTTAATGCTACATCATATTCTATCAAACTTTCAAGGTTTACAAAAGGCGATCTTTTTAGCGATATTTTGTTTTACAGGTTTGACGGTAGTTGCGCAAGATCCAGCAGCATTATATGGATCTGCAAAAAAAGAATTGGAAAACGGAAATGCCTCCTTAGCGTTGCACTATTTAGAAAGTTGCCAAAAGGCATTAAATGGGAGCAATGCTAAAATTGAATCTTTAAAATGCCAGGCACTGATGCTGAATGCCGATTGGGTTAATGCTGCTATTGCCTGTCAAAATTACGAAAACTTGATTCCAGCTGCTGCCCAAAACGGCGAAGCTTATAAGATGATGCTGGATTTTAAAAGTGATATCTGGAAGAATTTAGAATTGCTGGAGAAAGAGAAAAAGGAAAAGGAAGAAAGAGAAAAGAAGGAAGATTTAGAAGCAGCACTGCGAGCAAAAAAAGCAATGGAGGAAAGTGTAGAAAAGAAAGAGGCTTCCATTAATGTAAATAATGAAAAGAAACTATTTGAGACCGCACTAAAATCGAAAGATAAAGATCTGTTGGAACTCTACAAGGAGGTCGGGAAATCTTCTGCTAACCTGAAGACGATTGAAGTTGAAATGGATAAGCAGAAAAACCCTAATAACTATGTTGTACAGGCAGTAGAAGATGGGGGATTGAATGAATTAAGTTATCTGATACAAATAGGAGCGGATAAAAACAGCAGGAATAGCCAGGGTGAAAGGCTGATCCATATTAGTATGCGAAAAAAGCAATCGGCTATTGCAGATTATCTGATACAATCAGGAGCAGATCTGGAAGTTAAAAATAATGCAGGAGAAACTCCGCTACATGTAGCTATTAAAAATGATTTCTATGCTGGTGCCGAAAAACTGGTTTTTAAGCATGCAAATCTTACATCAGTAAATAAAGTAGGCTACTCTCCAGTATATTATTGCCTGTTGCACAACCAACCCAATATACTAAATCTACTCGCAAAGAAAGCAGATATCAATGCACCGCTACAGGTGGCTGAAGGTACCGTAACGCCTTTGTTTTATGCTGTTCATTATATGAAAAGTTTGGAAATGATAACTGTTCTTTTGAAGAATAATGCAGAAGCGAATGCACTTAGTAATACCAATTGGACACCATTAATGGCAGCGGTTTATAATTCCGATAAAAGCGCCATCCAGATATTAATTCAAAACAAGGCAGATGTAAATGTAAAAGGGCCAAATGGTTGGACAGCTTTGCATTTTGCTGTTCGTAACAGAAATGTTGAAATCATTCAGTTATTGTTATCAAATGGCGCCAGTAAAAATATAGAAGATCAGTGGAAGAGAACCCCCACGAAAGTAGCGAAAGAGCGTAGATATAATGAAGTAATTAAAGCATTAAAGACGATTTAA
- a CDS encoding outer membrane beta-barrel protein: protein MNKRIVVWPILVSLLFVWQFTYAQERSADTSQPELKQLQTIEISGSKPVIQKSDDKTTYNLTNSVSAAGTNILDAIGKIPGVRVNNGEISLVGKGAVKVMINNRLVQLSGNDLLRYLQSIAANQVLKVEVISNPSARYETEGNAGLVNIILKHDKQQGYSGSWQLASKLYAPGEPEVYGIQNFGELALNGNINYNKGRWSAYGSLNLTKDRHLEGFGIDMDYPDKTWKQTDTGLYKFNNLSLVAGVDYKLSNTATIGASYIGGKNNYDGSDHVLNPVYDKKGDMMEVMRTYADYYPIANSHAFNLHADILLDTTGKKLLLDADYFNYYRTDRSDFESNRYKADGSLFPDGRTRYYDDNVQHIDVYTLKADAVLPSPIAKFNVGAKLSFINTYSNAFYYDKADDNSLTLNKRLSNEFDYKENTQSVYGTAEKDFEKWKLMAGVRAEVTQTNGYSYTLQQKTPYNYLKIYPSLQIGFDPGEDHHFALMVNKRVNRPTFWNLNPFKSLTTAESYLEGNPYLQPAYTTNFELSHVFRGHFTTAVFANITSNGFTNVTLGHILSDTIITTPLNFLGTFRIGVSENIAWQPTDWWTSNQQVLIYHTSTRSSLANIREIAGYGAYLATNNDIYFNKKKTFAGTANFWYQFPEINQLGKSNAYYKLDLGVKASILQKKVEVALTANDLLRSSAVKVSSVVNDIPQTFYGFQINRFYQLSISYKFGNTAEKLRREAGNSEERKRL, encoded by the coding sequence ATGAATAAGAGAATAGTTGTCTGGCCCATTTTAGTATCGTTATTATTTGTTTGGCAATTTACGTATGCACAGGAGCGTAGTGCAGATACTTCGCAGCCCGAACTGAAACAATTGCAGACAATCGAGATTTCAGGCAGTAAACCTGTCATACAGAAATCTGATGATAAAACCACTTATAACCTCACTAACAGCGTATCTGCCGCTGGTACCAACATCCTCGATGCTATTGGTAAAATACCGGGCGTCCGTGTGAATAATGGTGAGATCAGTCTCGTAGGAAAAGGAGCGGTTAAGGTGATGATCAACAATCGCCTGGTGCAATTATCCGGAAATGATCTGCTCCGTTACCTCCAGTCTATTGCAGCTAACCAGGTATTAAAAGTAGAAGTGATTTCCAATCCTTCCGCCCGATACGAAACGGAAGGCAACGCCGGTCTGGTAAATATTATATTGAAACACGACAAACAACAAGGCTATTCCGGTAGTTGGCAACTGGCTTCCAAGTTATATGCCCCCGGCGAACCGGAAGTATATGGTATCCAGAATTTTGGTGAGCTTGCCCTGAATGGTAATATCAATTATAACAAGGGACGATGGTCGGCTTATGGAAGTTTAAACCTGACAAAAGACAGGCACCTGGAAGGATTTGGTATTGATATGGACTATCCCGATAAAACATGGAAACAAACCGATACAGGGTTGTATAAGTTCAATAACCTGAGCCTGGTGGCTGGCGTGGATTACAAGTTGAGTAATACAGCTACCATCGGTGCGTCGTATATCGGCGGAAAAAATAATTATGATGGCTCGGATCATGTATTGAATCCCGTTTATGATAAAAAGGGAGATATGATGGAGGTGATGCGAACCTATGCAGATTATTATCCCATCGCCAATTCACATGCGTTTAATTTGCATGCCGACATCCTCCTCGATACCACCGGCAAGAAATTATTGCTGGATGCAGATTATTTCAATTACTACAGAACAGACCGCTCTGATTTTGAAAGCAATCGTTATAAAGCGGATGGCAGCCTGTTCCCCGATGGCCGCACCCGCTATTACGACGATAATGTGCAACATATTGATGTGTACACTTTAAAGGCGGATGCCGTACTACCTTCTCCTATAGCAAAGTTTAATGTGGGCGCGAAGCTTAGTTTTATCAATACCTACAGCAATGCCTTTTATTATGATAAAGCCGACGATAATTCGCTGACATTGAATAAAAGACTCAGCAACGAATTTGACTATAAGGAAAACACACAGTCAGTGTACGGTACCGCTGAAAAGGATTTTGAAAAGTGGAAACTAATGGCCGGTGTAAGGGCGGAGGTCACCCAAACTAACGGCTACTCTTATACGTTGCAACAAAAAACGCCGTATAACTATCTCAAAATTTATCCTTCCCTGCAAATAGGATTTGATCCCGGCGAGGACCACCATTTTGCATTGATGGTCAACAAACGGGTGAACCGGCCAACATTCTGGAATCTCAATCCGTTTAAGTCACTCACTACTGCGGAGAGTTATCTCGAAGGAAATCCTTACTTGCAACCGGCATACACGACCAACTTCGAACTCTCGCATGTATTCCGGGGACACTTTACCACCGCTGTTTTCGCGAACATCACAAGCAACGGATTTACAAATGTAACGCTGGGGCATATCCTCAGTGATACGATCATTACCACACCACTCAACTTCCTCGGTACTTTCCGTATAGGCGTTTCCGAGAATATCGCCTGGCAGCCTACTGACTGGTGGACAAGCAATCAACAGGTTTTAATATACCACACCAGCACCCGTTCATCTTTGGCTAATATCCGCGAGATAGCCGGTTATGGTGCATATCTTGCTACCAACAATGATATTTATTTTAATAAGAAGAAAACATTTGCGGGCACTGCAAATTTCTGGTATCAATTCCCCGAAATAAACCAGCTGGGTAAATCCAATGCCTATTACAAACTGGACCTGGGCGTAAAAGCATCCATCTTACAGAAAAAAGTAGAAGTGGCACTCACTGCCAATGATCTCCTGCGGTCAAGTGCTGTAAAGGTTTCTAGTGTAGTAAATGATATCCCGCAAACATTTTATGGCTTTCAGATCAATCGTTTTTATCAGCTGAGTATCAGCTATAAATTTGGTAATACCGCCGAGAAATTGCGGAGGGAAGCAGGGAATAGTGAAGAACGGAAGCGGTTGTAG
- a CDS encoding VOC family protein has protein sequence MMATKIFVNLPVKDLKKSMDFFTAMGYTFNKQFTDDNAACLVISEEIYAMLLVEPFFKGFTSQDIADTSKVNEVILALSADSKEEVDGSVDKAVKAGAKEPKPAQDLGFMYSRSFSDLDGHLWEVVYMDPTAINQ, from the coding sequence ATGATGGCAACAAAAATATTTGTCAACCTACCGGTAAAGGATCTCAAAAAATCAATGGATTTTTTTACTGCCATGGGATATACTTTCAATAAACAGTTTACCGATGATAATGCCGCCTGCCTCGTGATATCTGAAGAAATTTATGCGATGCTCCTGGTTGAACCTTTCTTTAAAGGATTTACCAGCCAGGATATCGCCGATACTTCAAAAGTAAATGAAGTGATCCTCGCCCTCTCTGCCGATAGCAAAGAAGAGGTAGATGGATCGGTAGACAAAGCTGTAAAGGCTGGCGCAAAGGAGCCGAAACCAGCGCAGGATCTGGGTTTTATGTATTCAAGGAGCTTCAGTGACCTGGATGGTCACTTATGGGAAGTGGTGTACATGGACCCCACTGCCATTAATCAGTAA
- a CDS encoding DoxX family protein, with product MSKKTRANKSIWTGRIISALCVLFLLVDAIMKVVKAAPSVEGSVKLQWPAEMVQGIGTVLLIATILYSIPRTALLGAIFVSCYLGGAVAVMARVHEPYYFPIVFGVLVWIGLFLRDPALHTVFPLRREEA from the coding sequence ATGTCAAAAAAAACACGGGCAAATAAATCCATCTGGACCGGGCGTATCATCTCCGCCTTGTGCGTCCTTTTTTTACTGGTGGATGCCATTATGAAAGTGGTAAAGGCTGCACCTTCTGTAGAAGGATCTGTTAAATTGCAATGGCCGGCCGAAATGGTGCAGGGAATCGGCACTGTTTTACTGATAGCTACCATTCTCTATAGTATACCGCGTACCGCTCTTCTCGGCGCTATCTTCGTTAGCTGCTACCTCGGCGGCGCAGTAGCCGTTATGGCCCGTGTACATGAACCTTATTATTTCCCCATTGTTTTCGGTGTACTGGTATGGATTGGGTTGTTCTTACGCGATCCCGCTTTACATACCGTTTTCCCTTTACGCAGGGAAGAAGCATAA
- a CDS encoding KTSC domain-containing protein: MSKIVDYRKLLGVSKGTEVKELKTIYRNLMKEWHPDKFQEEDEKKLEAEEKSKELIEAYHFLVSIAPETIEQALPAYTETVSVSTIENFSYSKQTLQLHFMDGSSYEYFDVPKNIYTKLINSDAPGRFCRRHVYFSYVYRKVAKAVEAY; this comes from the coding sequence ATGAGTAAAATAGTTGATTACAGGAAGCTTTTAGGCGTGAGCAAAGGCACTGAGGTAAAGGAATTAAAGACCATTTACCGCAATTTAATGAAAGAATGGCACCCCGATAAGTTCCAGGAAGAAGACGAAAAGAAACTCGAAGCAGAAGAGAAAAGCAAAGAACTGATTGAAGCATACCATTTTTTAGTGAGTATAGCACCGGAAACGATTGAGCAGGCATTGCCGGCTTATACTGAAACGGTGTCTGTTTCCACTATCGAGAATTTCTCCTACTCCAAGCAAACGCTGCAGCTGCATTTCATGGATGGTAGTAGTTATGAGTACTTTGATGTACCCAAAAACATCTACACAAAGCTGATTAACTCAGATGCACCCGGAAGGTTCTGCCGCCGGCATGTTTATTTCTCCTATGTATACCGTAAGGTTGCAAAGGCTGTAGAAGCCTACTAA
- a CDS encoding beta-N-acetylhexosaminidase gives MRKLFLCMVMLIICQYTIAQQACPVIPLPDQYSKVEHEFVIGNHTALVVKDASLRPIAVYLQQELQRRYQIHVNILSKSRGPAIVLQRSKPGTNADAYTLTMNKEGVLVSARHNEGIFNGIITLLQLTTGSTVNNASLAVACWNITDAPRYHWRGLMLDESRFFYGKEKVKSILDWMAFYKLNRFHWHLTDAPGWRLEIKKYPLLTTVGGIGNFKNPNAPAAYYTQDDIKEIVAYAQERFITIIPEIDMPGHASAANRAYPAFNGGGTEKYPDFTFNPGREGTYQYLTDILKETDALFPSQLIHLGGDEVSSGNAAWDADSGIARLMQTHKLTSRKQVEDYFIQRMADTVLKMNNKVMAWDEIATATLPANKTIVCWWRMEKPETLEMSLQKGYSVILCPRLPFYLDFVQDSSHKIGRRWKNGEFNELKSVYTFSSEQLPATHGKDSLILGIQGCLWTETIPDGRRLDFMLYPRISALAEAAWTQPAKRDFDKFTARLKPQMKLFEQAGLYYFDFFSPRKHVETGDASDEKHYID, from the coding sequence ATGAGAAAATTATTTTTGTGTATGGTGATGTTGATCATTTGCCAATACACGATAGCCCAACAAGCCTGCCCGGTCATTCCTTTACCCGATCAGTACAGCAAAGTGGAGCATGAATTTGTGATCGGTAATCATACTGCATTGGTGGTAAAAGATGCCTCACTGCGCCCGATCGCTGTGTATCTGCAGCAGGAATTACAACGCAGGTACCAGATTCATGTGAATATCCTGTCAAAAAGTAGGGGACCTGCTATTGTATTACAACGTAGTAAACCCGGTACAAACGCAGACGCCTATACGCTGACAATGAATAAAGAAGGGGTATTGGTGAGTGCCCGTCATAACGAAGGTATCTTCAACGGTATTATCACGTTGCTGCAATTAACTACCGGTAGTACCGTAAACAATGCATCACTGGCGGTTGCCTGCTGGAATATTACCGATGCACCCCGTTATCATTGGCGCGGACTAATGCTGGATGAATCCCGCTTTTTCTATGGAAAAGAAAAAGTAAAATCCATTCTCGACTGGATGGCGTTTTATAAACTAAACCGCTTCCACTGGCACCTCACAGATGCACCCGGCTGGCGGCTGGAAATAAAAAAATATCCCCTGTTAACAACTGTCGGTGGTATCGGCAATTTCAAGAACCCAAATGCACCTGCCGCCTATTACACCCAGGATGATATCAAAGAAATAGTGGCTTATGCACAGGAACGGTTTATCACCATCATCCCCGAAATAGATATGCCTGGTCATGCCAGTGCGGCAAACAGGGCATATCCTGCATTTAACGGTGGCGGTACTGAAAAATATCCTGACTTTACTTTTAACCCCGGCAGGGAAGGCACCTATCAATACCTGACGGATATCCTGAAGGAAACGGATGCACTTTTTCCTTCGCAACTGATTCACCTCGGTGGTGATGAAGTCTCCTCTGGCAACGCAGCCTGGGATGCGGATAGCGGGATCGCAAGACTAATGCAAACGCATAAACTGACCTCCCGAAAACAGGTAGAAGATTATTTTATTCAGCGTATGGCCGACACCGTATTGAAAATGAATAATAAGGTAATGGCCTGGGATGAAATAGCCACGGCCACACTGCCCGCCAATAAAACAATTGTATGCTGGTGGAGAATGGAAAAACCGGAAACACTGGAAATGTCGTTGCAGAAAGGGTATTCCGTGATCCTGTGCCCCCGTTTACCGTTTTATTTAGATTTTGTGCAGGACAGCTCCCATAAGATAGGCCGGAGATGGAAGAATGGGGAGTTTAATGAACTGAAATCGGTATACACATTTTCCAGTGAGCAACTGCCCGCCACACACGGGAAGGATAGCCTGATCCTGGGCATACAGGGCTGTTTGTGGACCGAAACCATCCCTGATGGACGCCGGCTTGATTTCATGTTGTATCCCCGCATTTCCGCATTGGCGGAAGCTGCATGGACACAACCAGCCAAACGGGATTTTGACAAATTCACCGCACGGCTAAAACCGCAGATGAAATTATTTGAACAGGCTGGCCTGTATTATTTCGATTTCTTTTCTCCACGCAAACATGTGGAAACAGGCGATGCCTCAGATGAGAAACATTATATTGACTAG
- the fabF gene encoding beta-ketoacyl-ACP synthase II, whose protein sequence is MKRVVITGLGAVTPIGNNVTSFWDSLVAGKNGAATITRFNASRFRTKFACELKDFNAADVLDKNEIRKTDPFTQYALSAAAEAITDAGLDFSTMDPFDTGVIWGSGQGGMQTFEEQVTEYVKGDYNPRFSPYFVPRLISNMASGMISIRYGLMGINYTTVSACATSNTAIMDALTYIRIGKAKVMITGGSEAPITAASVGGFCAMKAMSVRNDDPATASRPFDTERDGFVMGEGAGALVLEEYEHAKARGATIYAEVAGAAMTADAYHMTATHPEGLGAYQAMKFALEDAGLTIEKVDYLNAHATSTPVGDLSEIAAIVKLFGTQPAQLHISATKSMTGHLLGAAGAIEAIASILSIKTGIIPPTINTITLDPTIPAGLQIVRNTAHQKEVNVAMSNTFGFGGHNGIVVFRKI, encoded by the coding sequence ATGAAAAGAGTTGTCATCACCGGCCTTGGCGCTGTAACACCGATTGGTAATAATGTAACATCATTCTGGGATAGCCTGGTTGCCGGCAAAAATGGCGCAGCAACCATCACCCGTTTTAATGCCAGCCGTTTCAGAACAAAGTTTGCCTGTGAACTGAAAGATTTCAATGCAGCCGATGTACTGGATAAAAATGAGATCCGGAAAACAGACCCCTTCACGCAGTATGCACTATCTGCCGCAGCGGAAGCCATCACAGATGCGGGGCTGGATTTCAGCACCATGGACCCTTTTGATACGGGTGTGATCTGGGGCTCCGGGCAGGGTGGTATGCAAACATTTGAAGAACAGGTAACAGAATATGTAAAGGGAGATTATAATCCGCGGTTCAGTCCTTATTTCGTTCCCAGGCTGATCTCCAATATGGCTTCAGGTATGATTTCCATCAGGTATGGTCTCATGGGCATCAATTATACCACTGTTTCTGCCTGTGCTACCTCTAATACAGCTATCATGGATGCGCTTACCTACATCCGTATAGGAAAGGCCAAGGTAATGATCACGGGAGGCTCGGAAGCGCCCATCACAGCGGCTTCCGTAGGTGGCTTCTGTGCCATGAAGGCGATGTCTGTCAGGAATGACGACCCTGCCACTGCTTCACGTCCTTTTGATACCGAGCGTGATGGCTTTGTGATGGGAGAAGGCGCCGGTGCTTTGGTACTGGAAGAATATGAGCACGCCAAAGCAAGAGGCGCCACCATATATGCAGAAGTGGCCGGTGCTGCCATGACAGCCGATGCCTATCACATGACCGCCACACATCCAGAAGGGCTGGGAGCATACCAGGCTATGAAGTTTGCACTGGAAGATGCCGGTCTGACAATAGAAAAGGTGGATTACCTGAATGCACACGCTACTTCTACGCCTGTGGGTGATTTGAGTGAGATAGCCGCCATCGTAAAATTATTCGGTACACAACCTGCACAGCTGCACATCAGTGCTACCAAATCAATGACGGGCCACCTGTTGGGCGCCGCAGGCGCGATAGAAGCCATTGCCAGCATCCTGAGCATTAAAACAGGTATTATACCCCCCACCATTAATACCATAACACTGGACCCCACCATTCCGGCAGGATTGCAGATTGTACGGAACACCGCCCATCAGAAAGAGGTGAATGTGGCCATGAGCAATACTTTCGGTTTTGGTGGTCATAATGGTATTGTAGTGTTCAGAAAAATATAA
- a CDS encoding TetR/AcrR family transcriptional regulator, whose translation MSETKEKIVAMADQLIRVKGFNAFSYKDISDPLSVKNAAIHYHFPVKADLGISVIDKELEKFAAHTHRWKNLPEDEQLVKLFDVFRKHSQAHNICLMGSLAPDYGTLSPDMQQKVQEMATGILTWLTHCLEQGRRKKLLHFKGDAGDRALLVISNLQASLLLSRVLGGGICNRITKRLLEDLR comes from the coding sequence ATGTCTGAAACAAAAGAAAAAATTGTGGCAATGGCGGATCAGCTGATCCGGGTGAAAGGGTTCAATGCGTTCAGCTATAAAGATATCTCCGATCCGCTGTCGGTAAAGAATGCAGCCATTCACTACCATTTCCCGGTAAAGGCTGATCTGGGCATCAGCGTAATAGATAAAGAGCTGGAGAAGTTTGCTGCACATACCCACAGATGGAAAAATTTGCCGGAAGATGAACAACTGGTAAAATTGTTCGACGTATTCCGTAAGCACAGCCAGGCGCACAATATTTGTTTAATGGGATCGCTGGCGCCGGATTACGGAACACTATCGCCGGATATGCAGCAAAAAGTACAGGAAATGGCAACCGGTATCCTTACCTGGTTAACCCATTGCCTCGAACAGGGACGGAGAAAAAAATTACTTCACTTTAAAGGGGATGCCGGTGATCGTGCGTTACTGGTGATATCAAATCTTCAGGCATCTTTGTTGTTATCAAGAGTATTGGGAGGGGGAATCTGTAACCGGATCACCAAACGCCTCCTGGAAGACTTACGCTAA
- a CDS encoding TIM barrel protein has product MNLLRAKKRNKIFTGITGIALLFVLCIHVSPVKAQKRSGGDIYSRNNLVAWCIVPFDSKNRGPEERAQMLKKLGITKLAYDWREKHIPSFDEELDMLKKYNIKLEGFWFASGPHPEDDKNLQIIIDLLKRHGVKTQLWCMFGGIPAFDNMTQEEKVRAMAKPVAYIAKKLDEIGCKLGLYNHGGWFGEPENQLAVIDYLKMPNIGIVYNLHHAEGDLNSFPVFFPKILPHLLAFNIAGLIKGDPVKVVPVGQGDAEAAIMRMVWKSSYRGPVGIINESFAPDAEVGLQLNIDGLKKVLAEIGDKAALKTYR; this is encoded by the coding sequence ATGAATCTTCTTCGTGCAAAAAAAAGGAATAAGATTTTTACCGGCATAACCGGGATAGCACTGCTATTCGTGTTATGTATCCACGTTTCGCCTGTTAAAGCGCAAAAACGTTCCGGTGGTGATATCTATTCAAGAAACAATCTTGTTGCCTGGTGCATCGTTCCATTCGACAGCAAAAACAGGGGCCCTGAAGAACGCGCACAGATGCTGAAAAAACTCGGCATTACAAAGCTGGCGTACGACTGGCGCGAAAAACATATTCCTTCTTTCGATGAAGAACTGGATATGCTGAAGAAATATAACATCAAACTGGAAGGCTTCTGGTTTGCTTCCGGTCCCCACCCTGAAGACGATAAAAACTTACAGATCATAATTGACCTGCTGAAAAGACATGGTGTAAAAACACAGTTATGGTGCATGTTTGGCGGTATTCCTGCATTTGATAATATGACACAGGAAGAAAAAGTACGCGCTATGGCAAAACCAGTAGCTTATATCGCAAAAAAGCTGGATGAAATCGGCTGTAAACTGGGGCTTTATAATCATGGGGGATGGTTTGGTGAACCCGAAAATCAATTAGCCGTAATAGACTATTTAAAAATGCCCAACATCGGAATTGTATATAATTTACATCATGCAGAAGGAGATCTCAACAGTTTCCCGGTATTCTTCCCTAAGATCCTGCCGCATCTGCTGGCATTTAATATTGCCGGTCTTATAAAAGGCGACCCGGTAAAAGTTGTTCCGGTAGGACAGGGAGATGCAGAGGCAGCCATCATGCGTATGGTGTGGAAAAGTTCCTATCGGGGCCCTGTTGGCATTATTAATGAATCTTTTGCCCCGGATGCCGAAGTGGGATTACAACTCAATATAGATGGATTGAAAAAGGTGCTGGCAGAGATAGGGGATAAAGCCGCACTGAAAACTTACCGGTAG